The Cyclopterus lumpus isolate fCycLum1 chromosome 6, fCycLum1.pri, whole genome shotgun sequence genome contains a region encoding:
- the LOC117732659 gene encoding interleukin-17 receptor A isoform X1 codes for MFSSCNVPRANGNDKPHWIRVSFLCMLMSAPDKHLTLVESDHTEAPPCSLKQTIEPSLQMEFIIVLVYSIVLKAFPHVLWRYTRLIHVPLFCFHLTAGLPVLSSLRILDKRSDCNQQGLNHCKINNCSDQRVIEPRERAPVGPEWDAEHVGVWMDEHGPVSVVNVTWKIKGDGSATTVLGSEIHILDESTNQSMCVQFSYNLSQPHNPDYMRWTFSLDGVVVEPDHIYRVSVFNLPEPDIGDYKINKTITIPGCVDGRIQEARMCLENGSLWDPNVTTAVSLNKELGKFSIVVSFKTAHYSERYQVSIQSSGFRCSKDVSKHILYHLHFLHPKENRTLLNVSFEFGWWQLPQCKTLLMIQPFFVRCKNNCGRPEKIIDFCQDYPPRTLIIKAMVGLLVIGGCVAYLLWRATQKDPVNTSSAAAKQQPEGFKVQDRKRVLVIYSLDHPLYKSIVLKLCAFLASKCGTEVVLDLLDSRRLGVLGSIQWLDWHREQIESSSDKILILCSRGVQAKWRAMCGDKQVFLREDACSPAGDMLSPALSLIVPHFVRSASFGKYMVAYFDNVCCEDDVPSPFHITVRYKLMEQFEELFFRILDIEKHEPGRVNHIEGLSEDEYYRCPSGRALRDAIEAFHAYQLDRPQWFENELLRS; via the exons ATGTTCAGCTCTTGCAATGTTCCCCGTGCAAATGGAAACGACAAACCACACTGGATAAGAGTGTCCTTCCTGTGTATGCTGATGTCAGCGCCTGATAAACACCTCACACTGGTTGAATCAGATCACACTGAGGCTCCTCCGTGTTCGCTTAAGCAAACCATTGAACCATCTCTCCAAATGGAGTTCATTATTGTGCTTGTTTACTCAATCGTTTTAAAAGCTTTTCCACATGTGTTGTGGCGCTACACCAGATTGATCCATGTCcctcttttctgttttcatttgaCTGCTGGACTCCCAGTGTTGTCTTCTCTGAGGATTCTGGACAAGCGCTCGGACTGCAACCAACAG gGTCTTAACCACTGCAAAATTA ATAACTGCTCAGACCAACGCGTGATCGAACCTAGAGAGCGTGCGCCTGTCGGCCCAGAATGGGATGCTGAGCATGTGGGAGTCTGGATGGACGAGCACGGACCTGTTTCTGTTGTGAATGTGACGTGGAAAATAAAGGGAGATG GAAGTGCAACAACTGTTCTTGGATCAGAGATACATATTCTGGATGAAAGTACAAATcaaagtatgtgtgtgcagtttTCTTACAACCTCAGCCAACCGCATAATCCAGACTACATGAGG tGGACATTTTCCTTGGATGGAGTCGTGGTCGAGCCTGACCATATATATAGAGTGTCTGTTTTTAATCTGCCAGAACCTGATATTGGAGACTACAAGATAAATAAGACCATTACCATCCCAG GATGTGTTGACGGGAGAATCCAAGAGGCCCGAATGTGTCTGGAAAATG GTAGCCTGTGGGATCCGAACGTGACCACTGCTGTGTCTCTTAATAAGGAACTTGGAAAGTTTTCCATTGTTGTGAGTTTTAAGACAGCTCATTATTCAGAGAGATACCAAGTCTCCATCCAGAGTTCTGGTTTCCGTTGTTCAAAGGATGTCTCAAAG CACATACTGTATCATCTTCATTTCCTTCATCCAAAGGAAAACAGAACTCTGCTGAATGTGTCCTTTGAGTTTGGTTGGTGGCAGCTTCCACAATGTAAAACGCTGCTAATG ATTCAGCCATTTTTTGTTCGATGCAAAAACAACTGTGGGCGCCCGGAGAAAATAATAGATTTTTGTCAAG attatCCACCACGAACTTTAATTATAAAGGCAATGGTGGGGCTGCTTGTCATtggtggttgtgttgcctattTACTGTGGAGAGCCACTCAGAAAG ATCCCGTGAACACATCCTCAGCTGCTGCCAAACAGCAACCAGAAGGTTTCAAAGTGCAGGACAGAAAAAGAGTCCTCGTCATCTACTCCCTTGACCACCCTCTATACAAAAGCATCGTCCTCAAGCTTTGTGCCTTTCTGGCGTCCAAATGTGGTACTGAAGTGGTCCTGGATCTGCTGGACTCTAGAAGACTGGGAGTGTTGGGAAGCATCCAGTGGTTGGACTGGCACAGAGAACAAATTGAAAGCTCTTCCGATAAGATACTGATCTTGTGCTCACGAGGAGTACAAGCCAAATGGAGAGCCATGTGTGGTGACAAACAGGTCTTCCTGAGAGAGGACGCCTGCTCACCTGCAGGCGACATGCTCAGTCCAGCCCTCAGTCTCATAGTGCCCCACTTTGTCCGATCTGCGTCATTTGGAAAATACATGGTGGCTTACTTTGACAATGTTTGCTGTGAAGACGATGTTCCTTCACCTTTCCACATTACAGTGCGATACAAGCTGATGGAACAGTTTGAGGAGCTCTTTTTCCGAATCCTGGACATAGAGAAGCACGAGCCCGGCAGAGTAAATCACATCGAGGGGCTTTCAGAGGACGAGTACTATCGCTGTCCCTCAGGCAGAGCCTTGCGGGACGCCATAGAGGCCTTTCATGCATACCAGCTGGATCGTCCACAGTGGTTTGAAAATGAGTTACTGAGAAGCTAA
- the LOC117732659 gene encoding interleukin-17 receptor A isoform X2 yields the protein MEVQQLFLDQRYIFWMKVQIKWTFSLDGVVVEPDHIYRVSVFNLPEPDIGDYKINKTITIPGCVDGRIQEARMCLENGSLWDPNVTTAVSLNKELGKFSIVVSFKTAHYSERYQVSIQSSGFRCSKDVSKHILYHLHFLHPKENRTLLNVSFEFGWWQLPQCKTLLMIQPFFVRCKNNCGRPEKIIDFCQDYPPRTLIIKAMVGLLVIGGCVAYLLWRATQKDPVNTSSAAAKQQPEGFKVQDRKRVLVIYSLDHPLYKSIVLKLCAFLASKCGTEVVLDLLDSRRLGVLGSIQWLDWHREQIESSSDKILILCSRGVQAKWRAMCGDKQVFLREDACSPAGDMLSPALSLIVPHFVRSASFGKYMVAYFDNVCCEDDVPSPFHITVRYKLMEQFEELFFRILDIEKHEPGRVNHIEGLSEDEYYRCPSGRALRDAIEAFHAYQLDRPQWFENELLRS from the exons ATG GAAGTGCAACAACTGTTCTTGGATCAGAGATACATATTCTGGATGAAAGTACAAATcaaa tGGACATTTTCCTTGGATGGAGTCGTGGTCGAGCCTGACCATATATATAGAGTGTCTGTTTTTAATCTGCCAGAACCTGATATTGGAGACTACAAGATAAATAAGACCATTACCATCCCAG GATGTGTTGACGGGAGAATCCAAGAGGCCCGAATGTGTCTGGAAAATG GTAGCCTGTGGGATCCGAACGTGACCACTGCTGTGTCTCTTAATAAGGAACTTGGAAAGTTTTCCATTGTTGTGAGTTTTAAGACAGCTCATTATTCAGAGAGATACCAAGTCTCCATCCAGAGTTCTGGTTTCCGTTGTTCAAAGGATGTCTCAAAG CACATACTGTATCATCTTCATTTCCTTCATCCAAAGGAAAACAGAACTCTGCTGAATGTGTCCTTTGAGTTTGGTTGGTGGCAGCTTCCACAATGTAAAACGCTGCTAATG ATTCAGCCATTTTTTGTTCGATGCAAAAACAACTGTGGGCGCCCGGAGAAAATAATAGATTTTTGTCAAG attatCCACCACGAACTTTAATTATAAAGGCAATGGTGGGGCTGCTTGTCATtggtggttgtgttgcctattTACTGTGGAGAGCCACTCAGAAAG ATCCCGTGAACACATCCTCAGCTGCTGCCAAACAGCAACCAGAAGGTTTCAAAGTGCAGGACAGAAAAAGAGTCCTCGTCATCTACTCCCTTGACCACCCTCTATACAAAAGCATCGTCCTCAAGCTTTGTGCCTTTCTGGCGTCCAAATGTGGTACTGAAGTGGTCCTGGATCTGCTGGACTCTAGAAGACTGGGAGTGTTGGGAAGCATCCAGTGGTTGGACTGGCACAGAGAACAAATTGAAAGCTCTTCCGATAAGATACTGATCTTGTGCTCACGAGGAGTACAAGCCAAATGGAGAGCCATGTGTGGTGACAAACAGGTCTTCCTGAGAGAGGACGCCTGCTCACCTGCAGGCGACATGCTCAGTCCAGCCCTCAGTCTCATAGTGCCCCACTTTGTCCGATCTGCGTCATTTGGAAAATACATGGTGGCTTACTTTGACAATGTTTGCTGTGAAGACGATGTTCCTTCACCTTTCCACATTACAGTGCGATACAAGCTGATGGAACAGTTTGAGGAGCTCTTTTTCCGAATCCTGGACATAGAGAAGCACGAGCCCGGCAGAGTAAATCACATCGAGGGGCTTTCAGAGGACGAGTACTATCGCTGTCCCTCAGGCAGAGCCTTGCGGGACGCCATAGAGGCCTTTCATGCATACCAGCTGGATCGTCCACAGTGGTTTGAAAATGAGTTACTGAGAAGCTAA
- the zgc:136858 gene encoding pseudouridine-metabolizing bifunctional protein C1861.05: MRMLQRASALILKRGIATFHSRLCKSGSLFRVHPSVSKALAENKPVVALESTIITHGMPYPHNLSTAMQVEAIVRAEGATPATVGVIEGEVHVGLSSEELEHLALCKSSLKVSHRDLPYAVSKGLSGGMTVSATMIAAHRAGIPVFVTGGIGGVHRDGENSLDISADLTELGRTPIAVISAGVKSILDIGRTLEFLETQGVCVATYGASKNFPAFFSPQSGFTSPCQVCSPEEAAQLIASSLSLGLQSGVLLAVPIPEEHAAAGQLIEEAIQAALAEARAKGITGRDVTPFILKMVNELTEGKSLQANIALIHNNAKVGSQIACALSKQMTERKSRGNTHHHGKHSSDSDIVVIGGINVDFIAKGKTETLHFGQTNPGSVCQSFGGVGRNIADSLSRLGRSALLISATGADSHSETVLNYCKHMNTSGVLRLEEQNTATYCAVITESGELSLGLGDMDVHQQITEQYVSQFENQLSSATLVCLDGNIPVSTIDYVCSIARKHNINVWYEPTDSEKASKPFLSDAWKSLSYSSPNLAELRTMNKTLGLPTPEVLPSSLEEVLSVAVALSRPLLEHVHCLVVTLGASGVLVCGEHDAGSVNLQPRKQKRRRRLCAVHYPALTVTAEETKNVSGAGDSLAGALMAGILQRRDTDSCVRMGLLAARLSLASSHPIAPTLTPDSVDPNTIQTQCWPKPSFMWIN; the protein is encoded by the exons ATGAGGATGCTGCAGAGAGCCTCTGCTCTCATCCTGAAAAGAGGAATCGCAACGTTTCATAGCAGATTGTGCAAAAGTG GCAGCCTCTTCAGAGTTCATCCATCTGTATCGAAGGCGCTGGCAGAAAACAAACCGGTGGTTGCACTCGAGAGCACTATCATCACACATGGCATGCCCTATCCACACAACCTGAG CACGGCCATGCAGGTGGAGGCCATTGTAAGGGCTGAAGGAGCCACTCCAGCCACGGTCGGCGTGATCGAGGGTGAAGTGCATGTCGGTCTGTCGTCAGAGGAGCTTGAACACCTCGCCCTCTGCAAGAGCTCCCTGAAAGTGTCCCATCGGGATCTGCCCTACGCCGTGAGCAAA GGTCTCTCTGGGGGAATGACGGTGTCAGCCACGATGATCGCAGCACATCGAGCCGGCATCCCTGTGTTTGTGACAGGAGGCATCGGAGGAGTtcacagagacggagagaaca GTCTGGACATTAGTGCTGATTTGACGGAGCTCGGCAGGACTCCCATTGCAGTCATCTCGGCTGGTGTCAAGTCTATTCTGGACATCGGGCGCACCCTGGAGTTCCTT gAGACGCAGGGTGTCTGTGTGGCCACTTATGGAGCATCAAAGAATTTCCCAGCCTTCTTCTCGCCACAAAGTGGATTCACTTCTCCATGCCAGGTCTGCAGCCCTGAGGAGGCTGCACAGCTCATTG CGAGTTCTCTGTCTCTGGGTCTCCAAAGTGGCGTCCTGTTAGCGGTGCCCATCCCAGAGGAGCATGCAGCAGCCGGCCAGCTGATAGAGGAAGCCATACAGGCTGCACTAGCAGAGGCAAG GGCTAAAGGTATAACAGGAAGAGATGTGACACCATTCATTCTTAAAATGGTCAATGAGCTGACTGAGGGAAAGTCCCTTCAGGCCA ATATTGCTCTCATTCATAACAATGCTAAAGTCGGCAGTCAAATAGCCTGCGCGCTGTCAAAACAAATGACTGAGAGAAAGTCCAGAGGCAACACTCATCATCATGGAAAACACTCATCGGACTCAGATATT GTTGTCATAGGGGGAATAAACGTTGATTTTATTGCAAAAGGAAAGACGGAAACACTTCAC TTTGGACAGACCAACCCAGGAAGTGTCTGTCAGTCATTTGGTGGTGTAGGACGGAACATCGCTG ACTCTCTGAGTCGTTTAGGTCGGAGTGCCCTGCTCATCTCAGCCACTGGAGCTGATTCACACAGCGAAACAGTGTTAAACTATTGTAAACATATG AACACGAGTGGTGTGCTCAGGTTAGAAGAGCAAAACACAGCGACTTACTGCGCTGTTATCACGGAGAGTGGAGAACTGAGTCTTGGATTGGGAGACATGGACGTTCATCAGCAGATCACTGAGCAGTAT GTGTCACAGTTTGAGAATCAGCTTTCATCAGCCACTCTTGTGTGTCTCGATGGAAACATTCCCGTTTCCACCATCGACTATGTTTGCTCCATTGccagaaaacacaacatcaatG TTTGGTATGAGCCAACGGATTCAGAAAAGGCTTCTAAGCCTTTCCTCTCAGACGCCTGGAAGTCTCTGTCCTATTCATCTCCAAACCTGGCAGAGTTGCGCACCATGAACAAAACACTGGGTCTCCCAACACCTGAAG TGCTTCCGAGCTCTCTCGAGGAGGTGCTGAGTGTTGCTGTGGCTCTCTCACGCCCCCTGCTGGAGCATGTGCATTGTCTGGTGGTGACTCTGGGGGCCAGTGGAGTGCTGGTGTGCGGAGAGCATGATGCAGGCTCTGTCAACCTGCAGCCAAGAAAACAGAAGAGG AGGAGGCGGCTGTGTGCTGTCCACTACCCAGCACTGACTGTGACGGCAGAAGAGACAAAGAATGTGTCTGGAGCAGGAGACAG TCTCGCAGGTGCTTTGATGGCCGGGATTCTCCAGCGGCGAGACACTGACAGCTGTGTGCGGATGGGCCTCCTGGCTGCACGGTTGTCCCTGGCGTCATCCCACCCCATCGCCCCTACGCTCACCCCAGACTCTGTGGATCCCAACACAATCCAGACTCAGTGCTGGCCCAAACCCAGCTTCATGTggataaattaa
- the cnot4a gene encoding CCR4-NOT transcription complex subunit 4 isoform X1 has protein sequence MSHSPELKDDPMECPLCMEPLEIDDVNFFPCTCGYQICRFCWHRIRTDENGLCPACRKPYPEDPAVYKPLSQEEIQRIKNEKKQKQNEKKQKVTENRKHLASVRVVQRNLVFVVGLSQRLADPEVLKRPEYFGRFGKIHKVVINNSTSYAGSQGPSASAYVTYIRSEDALRAIQCVNNVVVDGRTLKASLGTTKYCSYFLKSMQCPKPDCMYLHELGDEAASFTKEEMQAGKHQEYEQKLLQDLYKINPSFLQPPACGTEKSKSKTNSTQRPNSTNGKDGWPTLSGHNKLANGLSEDRKSPPLLDYLDQEVMTSDGLETDLGPGQHSALSPFSSNCDSNSPSDKPPESIGMVNGETLQQMPTSDSPSPPPGLTKPSLVVPISVSDLTARSPFEGAAAESQSLFSDNSNFRHPNPLPAGLPPFPSSPRGNSDWPMTPEPQSLFTSDTIPVSSSTDWQAAFGFGSSSKQQDDDLGFDPFDVTRKALADLIEKELSVQDQSPFSPGLLSHGGSNHGLGLPPLNPNPGASHHFPSGLPRLPQLHHRAIYSSFSFPGSQNSQASQQQPTSRHPWMGVPTRNNLTHLNHSASAASHSNFLDLNLPPQHNTGLGGIPISENSGSIDGLNVKEWQDGLRALLPNININFGGLPNSSSSSSSSSSNSVNHIGGPVGPAGISHSLSWDSTASWMDPAIITGRNCIPASAGNSLDCLQDDNPPHWLKSLQALTEMDGPASSAVPTPPQPLHSGLLDAHLPLHHRAAGGWAPYMPPTTANPASQFHSPPPGFQTTFRPPGQPATELLQSAAVDRH, from the exons ATGTCCCACAGCCCTGAACTGAAGGACGACCCCATGGAGTGCCCTCTGTGTATGGAGCCGCTGGAGATTGATGACGTCAACTTCTTCCCCTGTACCTGCGGCTATCAGATCTGCCGCTTCTGTTGGCATCGCATCCGCACAGATGAGAACGGCCTGTGCCCCGCCTGCAGAAAG cCGTACCCAGAGGACCCCGCTGTGTACAAGCCTCTCTCACAGGAGGAGATCCAAAGGATAAAGAACGAAAAGAAGCAGAAACAGAACgagaagaagcagaaggtgACAGAAAACCGAAAGCATCTGGCCAGTGTCAGAGTGGTCCAGAGAAACCTTGTGTTCGTGGTGGGGCTCTCACAGCGACTCGCCGACCCGGAG GTCCTAAAACGACCAGAATATTTTGGGAGGTTTGGGAAAATCCATAAAGTGGTCATCAACAATAGCACATCCTACGCAGGTTCACAG gGGCCAAGTGCCAGCGCTTATGTCACTTACATCCGCTCTGAAGATGCTTTAAGAGCAATACAGTGTGTGAACAATGTGGTTGTTGATGGCAGAACCCTCAAG GCTTCTTTAGGCACAACAAAGTACTGCAGTTACTTCCTTAAAAGTATGCAGTGTCCCAAACCTGATTGTATGTATCTACATGAGCTCGGGGATGAAGCGGCTAGCTTTACTAAAGAGGAAATGCag GCAGGGAAACATCAAGAGTATGAGCAGAAACTCCTCCAAGACCTCTATAAAATTAACCCTAGCTTTCTACAACCTCCAGCATGTGGAACAGAGAAGTCAAAGAGTAAAACCAACTCCACACAGAG ACCCAACAGTACCAACGGTAAAGACGGGTGGCCGACGCTGTCAGGACACAACAAACTGGCCAACGGGCTTTCAGAGGACCGCAAGTCTCCTCCGCTGCTAGACTATCTAGACCAAGAAGTTATGACTTCAGATGGGCTAGAAACAGATCTGGGTCCTGGTCAGCATAGTGCATTGtcccccttctcctccaacTGTGACAGCAACAG TCCCAGTGACAAACCTCCAGAGTCGATCGGTATGGTGAATGGAGAGACTTTACAACAG atGCCCACCAGTGactccccttctcctccccctggTTTAACCAAGCCCAGCCTCGTGGTGCCCATCAGCGTGTCAGACCTCACAGCCCGTTCACCTTTCGAGGGGGCGGCCGCTGAGTCACAGTCGCTCTTTTCAGACAACAGTAACTTCAGACATCCTAACCCTCTCCCTGCCGGCCTGCCCCCCTTCCCGAGCTCCCCCCGCGGCAATTCTGACTGGCCCATGACCCCTGAACCACAGAGCCTCTTCACATCAG aCACAATACCAGTGTCTTCTTCCACAGACTGGCAGGCGGCCTTTGGTTTCGGCTCGTCCAGCAAACAGCAGGACGACGATCTGGGCTTCGATCCTTTCGACGTCACTCGCAAGGCCTTGGCGGACCTGATAGAGAAGGAGCTGTCGGTGCAGGATCAGAGCCCCTTTTCCCCGGGGCTCCTCTCCCACGGTGGGAGCAACCATGGTCTCGGCCTGCCTCCTctcaaccctaaccctggtgcCTCTCACCACTTCCCCAGTGGCCTGCCACGCCTCCCCCAGCTCCACCACAGAGCCATCTACAGCTCCTTCAGTTTCCCCGGCAGTCAGAACAGCCAGGCCAGTCAGCAGCAGCCAACCTCCAGACACCCCTGGATGGGCGTCCCGACACGGAATAACCTCACACACTTGAACCACTCAGCCAGTGCTGCCTCACACAGTAATTTCCTGGACCTGAATCTGCCCCCTCAGCACAACACAGGGCTAGGAGGGATCCCCATCTCAG AAAATAGTGGCTCTATAGACGGCTTAAATGTGAAAGAGTGGCAGGACGGTCTAAGAGCTCTCCTGCCCAACATCAATATAAATTTCGGGGGCCTCCCaaactcctcttcctcgtcatcctcctcatcctccaacAGTGTTAACCACATCGGTGGGCCGGTAGGGCCAGCGGGCATCTCACACAGCCTGAGCTGGGACAGCACAGCCAGTTGGATGGACCCTGCGATCATCACAGGTAGAAATT GCATCCCGGCCTCAGCAGGCAACAGTTTAGACTGTCTCCAGGACGACAACCCACCACACTGGCTCAAGTCTCTGCAGGCGCTCACAGAGATGGACGGTCCGGCCAGCTCAGCGGTGCCCACTCCCCCCCAGCCCCTCCACAGCGGCCTCCTCGATGcccacctccccctccaccaCAGAGCCGCCGGCGGCTGGGCTCCCTACATGCCCCCTACCACAGCCAACCCCGCCAGCCAGTTCCACTCCCCTCCCCCCGGCTTCCAGACCACTTTCAGACCCCCGGGACAGCCCGCCACAGAGCTGCTACAGAGTGCCGCTGTGGACCGCCACTGA
- the cnot4a gene encoding CCR4-NOT transcription complex subunit 4 isoform X2 — translation MSHSPELKDDPMECPLCMEPLEIDDVNFFPCTCGYQICRFCWHRIRTDENGLCPACRKPYPEDPAVYKPLSQEEIQRIKNEKKQKQNEKKQKVTENRKHLASVRVVQRNLVFVVGLSQRLADPEVLKRPEYFGRFGKIHKVVINNSTSYAGSQGPSASAYVTYIRSEDALRAIQCVNNVVVDGRTLKASLGTTKYCSYFLKSMQCPKPDCMYLHELGDEAASFTKEEMQAGKHQEYEQKLLQDLYKINPSFLQPPACGTEKSKSKTNSTQRPNSTNGKDGWPTLSGHNKLANGLSEDRKSPPLLDYLDQEVMTSDGLETDLGPGQHSALSPFSSNCDSNSPSDKPPESIGMVNGETLQQMPTSDSPSPPPGLTKPSLVVPISVSDLTARSPFEGAAAESQSLFSDNSNFRHPNPLPAGLPPFPSSPRGNSDWPMTPEPQSLFTSDTIPVSSSTDWQAAFGFGSSSKQQDDDLGFDPFDVTRKALADLIEKELSVQDQSPFSPGLLSHGGSNHGLGLPPLNPNPGASHHFPSGLPRLPQLHHRAIYSSFSFPGSQNSQASQQQPTSRHPWMGVPTRNNLTHLNHSASAASHSNFLDLNLPPQHNTGLGGIPISENSGSIDGLNVKEWQDGLRALLPNININFGGLPNSSSSSSSSSSNSVNHIGGPVGPAGISHSLSWDSTASWMDPAIITGIPASAGNSLDCLQDDNPPHWLKSLQALTEMDGPASSAVPTPPQPLHSGLLDAHLPLHHRAAGGWAPYMPPTTANPASQFHSPPPGFQTTFRPPGQPATELLQSAAVDRH, via the exons ATGTCCCACAGCCCTGAACTGAAGGACGACCCCATGGAGTGCCCTCTGTGTATGGAGCCGCTGGAGATTGATGACGTCAACTTCTTCCCCTGTACCTGCGGCTATCAGATCTGCCGCTTCTGTTGGCATCGCATCCGCACAGATGAGAACGGCCTGTGCCCCGCCTGCAGAAAG cCGTACCCAGAGGACCCCGCTGTGTACAAGCCTCTCTCACAGGAGGAGATCCAAAGGATAAAGAACGAAAAGAAGCAGAAACAGAACgagaagaagcagaaggtgACAGAAAACCGAAAGCATCTGGCCAGTGTCAGAGTGGTCCAGAGAAACCTTGTGTTCGTGGTGGGGCTCTCACAGCGACTCGCCGACCCGGAG GTCCTAAAACGACCAGAATATTTTGGGAGGTTTGGGAAAATCCATAAAGTGGTCATCAACAATAGCACATCCTACGCAGGTTCACAG gGGCCAAGTGCCAGCGCTTATGTCACTTACATCCGCTCTGAAGATGCTTTAAGAGCAATACAGTGTGTGAACAATGTGGTTGTTGATGGCAGAACCCTCAAG GCTTCTTTAGGCACAACAAAGTACTGCAGTTACTTCCTTAAAAGTATGCAGTGTCCCAAACCTGATTGTATGTATCTACATGAGCTCGGGGATGAAGCGGCTAGCTTTACTAAAGAGGAAATGCag GCAGGGAAACATCAAGAGTATGAGCAGAAACTCCTCCAAGACCTCTATAAAATTAACCCTAGCTTTCTACAACCTCCAGCATGTGGAACAGAGAAGTCAAAGAGTAAAACCAACTCCACACAGAG ACCCAACAGTACCAACGGTAAAGACGGGTGGCCGACGCTGTCAGGACACAACAAACTGGCCAACGGGCTTTCAGAGGACCGCAAGTCTCCTCCGCTGCTAGACTATCTAGACCAAGAAGTTATGACTTCAGATGGGCTAGAAACAGATCTGGGTCCTGGTCAGCATAGTGCATTGtcccccttctcctccaacTGTGACAGCAACAG TCCCAGTGACAAACCTCCAGAGTCGATCGGTATGGTGAATGGAGAGACTTTACAACAG atGCCCACCAGTGactccccttctcctccccctggTTTAACCAAGCCCAGCCTCGTGGTGCCCATCAGCGTGTCAGACCTCACAGCCCGTTCACCTTTCGAGGGGGCGGCCGCTGAGTCACAGTCGCTCTTTTCAGACAACAGTAACTTCAGACATCCTAACCCTCTCCCTGCCGGCCTGCCCCCCTTCCCGAGCTCCCCCCGCGGCAATTCTGACTGGCCCATGACCCCTGAACCACAGAGCCTCTTCACATCAG aCACAATACCAGTGTCTTCTTCCACAGACTGGCAGGCGGCCTTTGGTTTCGGCTCGTCCAGCAAACAGCAGGACGACGATCTGGGCTTCGATCCTTTCGACGTCACTCGCAAGGCCTTGGCGGACCTGATAGAGAAGGAGCTGTCGGTGCAGGATCAGAGCCCCTTTTCCCCGGGGCTCCTCTCCCACGGTGGGAGCAACCATGGTCTCGGCCTGCCTCCTctcaaccctaaccctggtgcCTCTCACCACTTCCCCAGTGGCCTGCCACGCCTCCCCCAGCTCCACCACAGAGCCATCTACAGCTCCTTCAGTTTCCCCGGCAGTCAGAACAGCCAGGCCAGTCAGCAGCAGCCAACCTCCAGACACCCCTGGATGGGCGTCCCGACACGGAATAACCTCACACACTTGAACCACTCAGCCAGTGCTGCCTCACACAGTAATTTCCTGGACCTGAATCTGCCCCCTCAGCACAACACAGGGCTAGGAGGGATCCCCATCTCAG AAAATAGTGGCTCTATAGACGGCTTAAATGTGAAAGAGTGGCAGGACGGTCTAAGAGCTCTCCTGCCCAACATCAATATAAATTTCGGGGGCCTCCCaaactcctcttcctcgtcatcctcctcatcctccaacAGTGTTAACCACATCGGTGGGCCGGTAGGGCCAGCGGGCATCTCACACAGCCTGAGCTGGGACAGCACAGCCAGTTGGATGGACCCTGCGATCATCACAG GCATCCCGGCCTCAGCAGGCAACAGTTTAGACTGTCTCCAGGACGACAACCCACCACACTGGCTCAAGTCTCTGCAGGCGCTCACAGAGATGGACGGTCCGGCCAGCTCAGCGGTGCCCACTCCCCCCCAGCCCCTCCACAGCGGCCTCCTCGATGcccacctccccctccaccaCAGAGCCGCCGGCGGCTGGGCTCCCTACATGCCCCCTACCACAGCCAACCCCGCCAGCCAGTTCCACTCCCCTCCCCCCGGCTTCCAGACCACTTTCAGACCCCCGGGACAGCCCGCCACAGAGCTGCTACAGAGTGCCGCTGTGGACCGCCACTGA